One part of the Georgfuchsia toluolica genome encodes these proteins:
- a CDS encoding acetyl-CoA carboxylase carboxyltransferase subunit alpha encodes MKTTFLEFEQPIADLEAKIEQLRFAQDDSAVDISDEISRLEVKSQALTKDIYAQLTPWQIAQVARHPQRPYTLDYIKHAFTDFEELHGDRAFADDQAIIGGLARFNGQSCMVIGHQKGRDTKEKIQRNFGMPRPEGYRKAMRLMKLAEKFGLPIFTFVDTPGAYPGVDAEERGQSEAIGHNLYVMAELKVPLIATIIGEGGSGGALAIAVGDLVIMLQYATYSVISPEGCASILWKSAEQANEAAETMGITATRLKSLGLVDRIVAEPVGGAHREYSAIAASLKRALQDALKQVSGLTPAQLIERRMERLMGYGKFKEQTIH; translated from the coding sequence ATGAAAACCACTTTTCTCGAATTCGAGCAGCCGATAGCTGATCTTGAAGCCAAGATCGAGCAACTCCGCTTTGCGCAGGATGATTCCGCTGTCGACATCTCCGATGAGATCAGTCGTCTCGAAGTAAAAAGCCAGGCGCTGACCAAGGATATTTACGCGCAACTGACGCCGTGGCAAATCGCGCAAGTGGCGCGTCACCCGCAGCGTCCCTACACGCTAGATTACATCAAGCATGCTTTTACCGATTTCGAGGAGTTGCATGGCGATCGTGCTTTTGCCGATGACCAGGCAATTATCGGTGGCCTGGCACGCTTCAATGGTCAGTCATGCATGGTGATCGGGCATCAGAAAGGCCGCGATACCAAGGAAAAAATTCAGCGCAATTTCGGCATGCCGCGTCCGGAGGGCTATCGCAAGGCGATGCGCTTGATGAAACTCGCGGAAAAATTCGGGCTGCCGATTTTTACCTTTGTCGACACCCCGGGCGCCTATCCGGGCGTCGATGCCGAGGAGCGAGGCCAGTCGGAAGCCATCGGCCACAACCTTTACGTGATGGCCGAACTCAAGGTGCCGCTGATAGCAACAATTATTGGTGAAGGCGGCTCGGGCGGGGCATTGGCGATTGCCGTCGGCGACTTAGTCATCATGCTGCAATACGCGACCTATTCCGTGATTTCACCGGAGGGTTGCGCCTCGATTTTGTGGAAGAGCGCTGAACAAGCCAATGAGGCGGCGGAAACCATGGGCATTACGGCGACGCGGCTCAAGTCGCTGGGACTGGTAGACCGCATCGTCGCCGAGCCTGTTGGCGGCGCCCATCGCGAATATTCAGCCATTGCGGCCTCGCTCAAGCGCGCATTGCAAGATGCATTGAAGCAGGTCTCCGGCCTGACGCCTGCCCAGCTTATCGAACGGCGCATGGAGCGCTTGATGGGCTATGGCAAATTCAAAGAGCAAACCATCCATTGA